CGCAAGGCCATGAACGCGCTGTCGAAGGATCAACTGCTGCTGGGCAGTCGCGACGAGGTGTTCGACACTTTTGTCCGCTTGCATCCGCTGCTGAAGGAGTCCTTCTTCCTGCAGACCAAGGAAGACGACAACGACCCCTATGAGTCGAGCCAGTTCAGCGTGGTGATTGCCAACGCGAGCGGCATCTTCGGCCTGTACAGCTACCGCGAGGTGTTCGAGTTCAAGGAGTTCTGGGGCATCGGCTCCGGGCGCGGCTTTGCACTCGGGGCCATGCACGCGGTCTGGGACAAGGCCCGCTCGGCCCGTGAAGTGGCGCTGGCCGGCGTGCATGCGGGTTGCGAATTCGACCGAAACTCCGCCGGACCGGTGGACCTGTACACGATCAAA
The Chloroflexi bacterium ADurb.Bin180 DNA segment above includes these coding regions:
- a CDS encoding ATP-dependent protease subunit HslV → MTTVVVVRKAGQVAIAADTLVTFGDTRLSHRYEANSKLFKVDTPAGPSWVGMAGTVAHFPVLRKAMNALSKDQLLLGSRDEVFDTFVRLHPLLKESFFLQTKEDDNDPYESSQFSVVIANASGIFGLYSYREVFEFKEFWGIGSGRGFALGAMHAVWDKARSAREVALAGVHAGCEFDRNSAGPVDLYTIKLKA